Proteins from a genomic interval of Streptomyces sp. NBC_00820:
- a CDS encoding VOC family protein, producing the protein MTQETPLSGEPRKNREIVSTHSVFGAPCWVSLTSRDRQTTQDFYTAVLGWRWRGAKLGDHFRIALAGGVPVAGIAAVADMWQMTVAWTPYFAVPDADVAVARARERGGTAAVGPLSFPPGRAALLADRDGATFGIWQGELVSNWETWRRAAPTFIRLHTRNAFDSAIFYGEILDWASGKPGCCEVEYEGGEVVLRSRGDAVARIDSGAVEATPDPSVRPHWQIHFTVTDVAACARAAEKHGGSVLREDDQEAILRDPDGAQFTVTSRHAH; encoded by the coding sequence ATGACCCAAGAGACCCCTCTCAGCGGTGAACCGAGGAAGAACAGGGAGATCGTCTCCACCCACTCCGTCTTCGGTGCGCCGTGCTGGGTGAGCCTGACCAGCCGCGACCGGCAGACCACCCAGGACTTCTACACGGCCGTCCTGGGCTGGCGATGGCGTGGCGCCAAGCTCGGCGACCACTTCCGGATCGCGCTGGCGGGCGGCGTGCCGGTGGCCGGGATCGCGGCGGTCGCCGACATGTGGCAGATGACGGTGGCCTGGACGCCGTACTTCGCGGTGCCGGACGCCGACGTGGCCGTGGCCCGCGCCCGCGAGCGCGGCGGTACGGCCGCGGTCGGACCGCTGTCCTTCCCGCCGGGCCGTGCCGCGCTCCTCGCCGACCGCGACGGAGCCACCTTCGGCATCTGGCAGGGCGAACTGGTCTCCAACTGGGAGACGTGGCGCCGCGCGGCCCCGACCTTCATCCGGCTGCACACCCGCAACGCCTTCGACTCCGCGATCTTCTACGGCGAGATCCTCGACTGGGCCTCCGGGAAACCGGGGTGCTGCGAGGTCGAGTACGAGGGCGGCGAGGTGGTCCTGCGCAGCCGGGGCGACGCGGTCGCGCGTATCGACTCGGGCGCGGTGGAAGCGACTCCCGACCCCTCCGTTCGGCCGCACTGGCAGATTCATTTCACGGTCACGGACGTCGCGGCCTGTGCCCGCGCGGCCGAGAAGCACGGCGGCAGCGTCCTGCGCGAGGACGACCAGGAGGCGATTCTGCGGGACCCGGACGGCGCCCAGTTCACGGTGACGTCCCGCCACGCCCACTGA
- a CDS encoding alpha-1,4-glucan--maltose-1-phosphate maltosyltransferase, producing MRRTPAIGRVPVRDVRPAVECGRRPAKAVTGETFQVTATVFREGHDAVGANVVLRDPKGRRGPWTPMRELSPGSDLWGAEITPDATGRWTYRVEAWSDPLTTWRHIAGVKVPAGIDVGLVLEEGAELHERAAAGVPKGPERNLVLAAATALGDDTLSVRDRLTGALSAEVAELLTRYPLRELVSASDPMPLLVERERALYGSWYEFFPRSEGAAEGAHGTFRTAARRLEAIAEMGFDVVYLPPVHPIGTTFRKGRNNTLTAGPDDVGVPWAIGSPEGGHDAVHPDLGTLDDFDHFVGRARELGLEVALDFALQCSPDHPWVHKYPEWFHHRPDGTIAYAENPPKKYQDIYPVAFDADMDGLVAETVRVLRHWMEHGVRIFRVDNPHTKPVVFWERVIGEVNSADPDVIFLAEAFTRPAMMHTLAQVGFQQSYTYFTWRNSKQALTDYLTELSGEAAAWMRPNFFANTPDILHAYLQHGGRPAFEIRAVLAATLSPSWGIYSGYELCENTPQREGGEDYLDSEKYQLVHRDWEAAAREGRTIAPLITRLNTIRRQHPALQRLRNLRFHPTDNDSVLAYSKSTGTDTVIVVVNLDPHHTQEATVSLDMPQLGLDRNAALSVHDELTGETYHWGRTNYVRLSPGRVPAHVLHVGRSTPQIGGPAAS from the coding sequence ATGCGCAGGACCCCGGCGATCGGCCGCGTACCGGTACGTGACGTCCGGCCGGCCGTGGAGTGCGGCAGGCGCCCGGCGAAGGCGGTGACCGGAGAAACGTTCCAGGTCACCGCCACCGTGTTCCGTGAGGGACATGACGCGGTGGGTGCCAATGTGGTCCTGCGCGATCCGAAGGGCCGTCGCGGCCCGTGGACCCCGATGCGTGAGCTGAGCCCCGGCAGCGACCTCTGGGGCGCGGAGATCACCCCTGACGCCACCGGCCGCTGGACGTACCGGGTGGAGGCCTGGAGCGATCCGCTGACGACCTGGCGGCACATCGCGGGGGTGAAGGTGCCGGCCGGTATCGACGTCGGCCTGGTCCTGGAGGAGGGCGCCGAACTCCACGAGCGCGCGGCCGCCGGGGTGCCCAAGGGGCCGGAGCGGAACCTGGTGCTGGCGGCCGCCACGGCCCTCGGCGACGACACCCTGTCGGTGCGGGACCGCCTCACGGGCGCCCTGTCGGCGGAGGTGGCCGAGCTGCTCACCCGGTATCCGCTGCGGGAGCTGGTCTCGGCGTCGGATCCGATGCCGCTGCTGGTGGAGCGGGAGCGGGCGCTGTACGGCTCCTGGTACGAGTTCTTCCCGCGTTCGGAGGGTGCGGCGGAGGGTGCGCACGGTACCTTCCGCACCGCCGCCCGGCGGCTTGAGGCGATCGCGGAGATGGGCTTCGACGTGGTCTATCTGCCGCCGGTGCATCCGATCGGGACGACGTTTCGCAAGGGCCGCAACAACACGCTGACCGCGGGTCCCGACGACGTCGGTGTGCCGTGGGCGATCGGTTCGCCCGAGGGCGGTCACGACGCCGTCCATCCCGATCTGGGCACGCTCGACGACTTCGACCACTTCGTGGGCCGGGCGCGGGAGTTGGGTCTGGAGGTGGCGTTGGACTTCGCCCTCCAGTGCTCCCCCGACCACCCCTGGGTGCACAAGTACCCGGAGTGGTTCCACCACCGGCCGGACGGCACGATCGCCTACGCGGAGAATCCGCCGAAGAAGTACCAGGACATCTACCCCGTCGCCTTCGACGCCGACATGGACGGCCTGGTCGCGGAGACCGTGCGGGTGCTGCGGCACTGGATGGAGCACGGGGTGCGGATCTTCCGCGTCGACAACCCGCACACCAAGCCGGTGGTCTTCTGGGAGCGGGTGATCGGTGAGGTCAACTCGGCCGACCCGGACGTGATCTTCCTGGCGGAGGCGTTCACCCGTCCGGCGATGATGCACACCCTGGCGCAGGTCGGTTTCCAGCAGTCGTACACGTACTTCACCTGGCGCAACAGCAAGCAGGCGCTGACGGACTACCTGACCGAGCTGTCGGGTGAGGCGGCGGCCTGGATGCGGCCGAACTTCTTCGCCAACACCCCCGACATCCTGCACGCCTACCTCCAGCACGGCGGCCGGCCCGCCTTCGAGATCCGCGCCGTCCTCGCCGCGACCCTGTCCCCCTCCTGGGGCATCTACAGCGGCTACGAACTCTGCGAGAACACCCCCCAGCGCGAGGGCGGCGAGGACTACCTCGACTCGGAGAAGTACCAGCTCGTCCACCGCGACTGGGAGGCCGCCGCACGCGAGGGCCGCACCATCGCACCCCTGATCACCCGGCTCAACACCATCCGCCGGCAGCACCCCGCGCTACAGCGCCTGCGCAATCTCCGCTTCCATCCGACCGACAACGACTCGGTGCTCGCCTACAGCAAGAGCACGGGGACGGACACGGTCATCGTGGTCGTCAACCTCGACCCGCATCACACCCAGGAGGCCACGGTCTCGTTGGACATGCCGCAACTCGGCCTGGACCGGAACGCTGCCCTGTCCGTACACGACGAACTGACAGGGGAGACCTACCACTGGGGCAGGACCAACTACGTGCGACTCTCCCCCGGCCGGGTGCCGGCGCACGTGCTCCACGTCGGGCGATCGACGCCCCAGATCGGAGGGCCCGCAGCCTCATGA
- a CDS encoding pep a2: MKTAVPCYYHLDVEVSPERVGQVSRILAAHLRYWDLENLVVPVRRGTELLLRAIDQHATDKATSIEMWWNGQHLITAVGGDDRDLRPDQDLRACLADIAAMSDGWGCCATETGSKIIWFSQRARAGQRVPLVPLAPAPSLRQVLQVPRALRVASVAAPAAAMDDALHDAFEGALEGAR; this comes from the coding sequence ATGAAGACCGCAGTGCCCTGCTACTACCACCTCGACGTGGAAGTCAGCCCGGAACGGGTGGGACAGGTCAGCCGCATCCTGGCCGCCCACCTCCGCTATTGGGACCTGGAGAACCTCGTGGTCCCCGTCCGCCGCGGCACCGAACTGCTGCTGCGGGCGATCGACCAGCATGCCACCGACAAGGCCACGTCGATCGAGATGTGGTGGAACGGCCAGCACCTCATCACCGCCGTCGGCGGGGACGACCGGGACCTGCGCCCCGACCAGGACCTGCGGGCCTGCCTGGCCGACATCGCCGCCATGAGCGACGGCTGGGGATGCTGCGCCACGGAGACCGGCAGCAAGATCATCTGGTTCTCCCAGCGGGCCCGTGCCGGGCAGCGCGTCCCGCTGGTCCCGCTCGCCCCTGCGCCGAGCCTGCGCCAGGTGCTGCAAGTGCCGCGCGCGCTGCGGGTGGCCTCGGTGGCCGCACCGGCCGCGGCCATGGACGACGCCCTCCACGACGCCTTCGAGGGCGCCTTGGAGGGTGCCCGGTGA
- the treS gene encoding maltose alpha-D-glucosyltransferase — protein MTVNEPVLDTFEDTPAKDRDPEWFKRAVFYEVLVRSFQDSDGDGVGDLKGLTARLDYLQWLGVDCLWLPPFFKSPLRDGGYDVSDYTAVLPEFGDLADFVEFVDAAHQRGMRVIIDFVMNHTSDQHPWFQESRKNPEGPYGDYYMWADDDKQYEDARIIFVDTEASNWTFDPVRGQYFFHRFFSHQPDLNYENPAVQEEILAALRFWLDLGIDGFRLDAVPYLYAAEGTNCENLPASHAFLKRVRREIDAMYPDTVLLAEANQWPEDVVDYFGDYSSGGDECHMAFHFPVMPRIFMAVRRESRHPVSEILAKTPAIPSNCQWGIFLRNHDELTLEMVTDEERDYMWAEYAKDPRMRANIGIRRRLAPLLDNDRNQIELFTALLLSLPGSPILYYGDEIGMGDNIWLGDRDAVRTPMQWTPDRNAGFSSCDPGRLFLPTIMDPVHGYQVTNVEAAMSSPSSLLHWTRRMIEIRKQNPAFGLGSFTELPSSNPAVIAFLREYEDDLVLCVHNFSRFAQPTELDLRTYDGRHPVELIGGVRFPAIGELPYLLTLAGHGFYWFRLTRVASRIGRRR, from the coding sequence ATGACTGTCAACGAACCCGTGCTGGACACTTTTGAGGACACTCCCGCCAAGGACCGGGACCCGGAGTGGTTCAAACGCGCCGTCTTCTACGAGGTGCTGGTCCGCTCCTTCCAGGACAGCGACGGCGACGGCGTCGGCGACCTCAAGGGCCTGACCGCCCGGCTCGACTACCTGCAATGGCTCGGGGTCGACTGCCTGTGGCTGCCGCCGTTCTTCAAGTCCCCGCTGCGTGACGGCGGTTACGACGTCTCGGACTACACGGCCGTACTCCCAGAGTTCGGTGACCTCGCCGACTTCGTGGAGTTCGTCGACGCCGCCCACCAGCGCGGCATGCGCGTCATCATCGACTTCGTCATGAACCACACCAGCGACCAGCACCCGTGGTTCCAGGAGTCCCGCAAGAACCCCGAGGGCCCGTACGGCGACTACTACATGTGGGCCGACGACGACAAGCAGTACGAGGACGCCCGGATCATCTTCGTCGACACCGAGGCCTCCAACTGGACCTTCGACCCCGTGCGCGGCCAGTACTTCTTCCACCGCTTCTTCTCCCACCAGCCGGACCTCAACTACGAGAACCCGGCCGTGCAGGAGGAGATCCTGGCCGCCCTGCGGTTCTGGCTGGATCTCGGCATCGACGGCTTCCGGCTCGACGCGGTCCCCTATCTCTACGCGGCCGAGGGCACCAACTGCGAGAACCTGCCCGCCTCCCACGCCTTCCTCAAGCGGGTACGCCGCGAGATCGACGCGATGTATCCGGACACCGTGCTGCTGGCCGAGGCCAACCAGTGGCCCGAGGACGTGGTCGACTACTTCGGCGACTACTCCTCCGGCGGCGACGAGTGCCACATGGCGTTCCACTTCCCCGTCATGCCCCGCATCTTCATGGCCGTACGACGCGAGTCCCGTCACCCCGTGTCCGAGATCCTCGCCAAGACCCCGGCCATTCCCTCGAACTGCCAGTGGGGCATCTTCCTGCGCAACCACGACGAGCTGACCCTCGAAATGGTCACCGACGAGGAACGCGACTACATGTGGGCCGAGTACGCCAAGGACCCGCGGATGCGCGCCAACATCGGCATCCGCCGCCGCCTCGCACCCCTGCTCGACAACGACCGCAACCAGATCGAGCTGTTCACCGCCCTGCTGCTCTCCCTGCCCGGATCACCGATCCTCTACTACGGCGACGAGATCGGCATGGGCGACAACATCTGGCTCGGCGACCGCGACGCGGTCCGCACCCCGATGCAGTGGACCCCCGACCGCAACGCCGGCTTCTCGTCCTGCGACCCCGGGCGCCTGTTCCTGCCCACGATCATGGACCCCGTCCACGGCTACCAGGTCACCAACGTCGAGGCCGCCATGTCCTCGCCGTCCAGCCTGCTGCACTGGACCCGCCGCATGATCGAGATCCGCAAGCAGAATCCCGCCTTCGGACTGGGCTCGTTCACCGAACTCCCCTCGTCCAACCCGGCGGTGATCGCCTTCCTGCGGGAGTACGAGGACGACCTCGTGCTGTGCGTGCACAACTTCTCCCGGTTCGCGCAGCCCACCGAACTCGACCTGCGGACCTACGACGGGCGGCACCCCGTCGAACTGATCGGCGGGGTGCGATTCCCCGCGATCGGCGAACTGCCGTACCTGCTCACCCTCGCGGGCCACGGCTTCTACTGGTTCCGGCTCACCCGAGTCGCATCCCGCATCGGCCGCCGCCGCTGA
- a CDS encoding DUF5133 domain-containing protein: protein MLLPAKAEVARQLRRYRAWEREMLASPHDRAVRATFEDSGYTLCVLMGKRCAREAADAAERYLRSTLAGYLREQDSRPQPGRAARRAPPSERRSTAPSS from the coding sequence ATGCTGCTACCCGCCAAGGCCGAAGTGGCCCGGCAGTTGCGGCGTTACCGGGCATGGGAGCGCGAGATGCTCGCCTCGCCCCACGACCGCGCGGTCCGGGCCACCTTCGAGGATTCCGGCTACACCCTGTGTGTGCTGATGGGAAAACGCTGCGCCCGCGAGGCGGCGGACGCGGCCGAGCGGTATCTGCGTTCCACCCTGGCCGGCTATCTGCGCGAGCAGGACAGCCGGCCCCAGCCGGGCCGGGCGGCCCGTCGCGCGCCGCCGTCGGAGCGGCGTTCCACGGCGCCAAGCTCCTGA
- a CDS encoding maltokinase N-terminal cap-like domain-containing protein, translated as MPKTITLRPRTADGAERPLASLGGLLHDWLPEQRWFAGKDRPVTDLSVLSMTELFPGCLHLLVHASHAPVPTPGGTTPPGDCYQLLLGLREQRSPRLERAFIGRAERGPLAGLAVYDALHDPHAANLLLERLRQPGTAGPLSFEAAPGAGLPGGLPPRLLDAEQSNSSIVYGDAYILKVFRRIQPGVNPDLEVPGALAAQGCRRVPAPVAWFSTTAPRPATLGVLQPFLPDATDGWTLALRALAAGEDFTTEASELGRAMAEVHVALADAFPPAGQGENGRTAEAMCARLEAAARAVPGLRPFVPGLRAAFGALATCDAGPPAQRIHGDLHLGQVLRAGHDWFVIDFEGEPSRPLSERRAAHSPVRDVAGMLRSFDYAARQRRPWRPEWARRCREAFCAGYAARAGWDPRKKHALLRAHETDRAVYEVLYEARHRPDWLPVPMAAIKRLAVWGG; from the coding sequence ATGCCGAAGACCATCACTCTCCGGCCCAGAACCGCCGACGGAGCCGAACGGCCGCTCGCCTCGCTGGGCGGGCTGCTGCACGACTGGCTGCCCGAACAGCGCTGGTTCGCGGGCAAGGACCGGCCGGTCACCGATCTGTCGGTGCTGTCCATGACCGAGCTGTTCCCGGGCTGTCTGCATCTGCTGGTGCACGCCTCGCACGCGCCGGTGCCCACCCCGGGCGGCACCACCCCGCCCGGCGACTGCTACCAGCTGCTGCTCGGCCTGCGCGAGCAGCGCTCCCCGCGCCTGGAGCGGGCGTTCATCGGCCGCGCCGAGCGGGGCCCGCTGGCGGGCCTCGCCGTCTACGACGCCCTGCACGACCCGCACGCCGCGAACCTGCTGCTGGAACGGCTGCGGCAGCCCGGCACCGCGGGCCCGCTGAGCTTCGAGGCGGCCCCGGGCGCCGGACTGCCCGGCGGCCTTCCGCCCCGGCTGCTGGACGCCGAGCAGTCCAACTCCTCGATCGTGTACGGCGACGCGTACATCCTGAAGGTGTTCCGCCGCATCCAGCCGGGCGTCAACCCCGACCTGGAGGTGCCGGGCGCACTGGCCGCGCAGGGCTGCCGGCGGGTGCCCGCTCCGGTGGCGTGGTTCAGCACGACCGCTCCGCGCCCGGCCACGCTGGGTGTGCTGCAGCCGTTCCTGCCGGACGCCACCGACGGCTGGACGCTGGCGTTGCGCGCCCTCGCCGCGGGCGAGGACTTCACCACCGAGGCGAGCGAGCTGGGCCGGGCGATGGCCGAGGTGCACGTGGCGCTGGCCGATGCGTTCCCCCCGGCCGGGCAGGGCGAGAACGGCCGTACCGCGGAGGCGATGTGCGCGCGGCTGGAGGCGGCCGCGCGCGCCGTGCCCGGACTGCGGCCGTTCGTGCCCGGTCTGCGGGCGGCGTTCGGCGCGCTGGCGACCTGCGACGCCGGGCCACCCGCCCAGCGCATCCACGGCGATCTGCACCTCGGACAGGTGCTGCGGGCCGGACACGACTGGTTCGTCATCGACTTCGAGGGCGAGCCCTCCCGTCCGCTCTCCGAGCGGCGGGCCGCGCACTCCCCGGTGCGGGACGTCGCCGGGATGCTGCGCTCCTTCGACTACGCGGCCCGGCAGCGCCGCCCCTGGCGACCCGAATGGGCGCGCCGCTGCCGGGAGGCGTTCTGCGCGGGCTATGCCGCGCGGGCAGGCTGGGATCCACGCAAGAAGCACGCGCTGCTGCGCGCGCACGAAACAGACAGGGCGGTGTACGAGGTGCTGTACGAAGCGAGACACCGGCCGGACTGGCTGCCGGTCCCGATGGCCGCGATCAAGCGGCTCGCCGTGTGGGGGGGCTGA
- the glgX gene encoding glycogen debranching protein GlgX has product MPVWSGHPYPLGASYDGQGTNFALFSEVAEGVELILVDDKGARTRVPLHEVDGFVWHAYLPGVGPGQRYGYRVYGPWQPSLGNRCNPAKLLLDPYARAVDGQIDNHASLYERAADGPTPGDSSGHSMLGVVTDPYFDWGDDRPPARPYAESVIYEAHVRGMTRTHPEVPERLRGTYAGLAHPAVTEHLTSLGVTAVELMPVHQFVQDGVLQDRGLSNYWGYNTIGFFAPHNAYAALGSLGQQVDEFKAMVKALHAAGLEVILDVVYNHTAEGNEMGPTLSFRGIDNASYYRLVDGDWAHYYDTTGTGNSLLMRHPHVLQLIMDSLRYWVTEMHVDGFRFDLAATLARQFHEVDRLSAFFDLIQQDPVISRVKLIAEPWDLGEGGYQVGNFPPLWSEWNGRYRDAVRDFWRAEPGSLGEFASRLTGSSDLYQHSRRRPRASVNFVTAHDGFTLRDLVSYNDKHNEANGEGNRDGESVNRSWNCGAEGDTDDRTVLELRARQQRNFLATLLLSQGIPMLGHGDELGRTQRGNNNAYCQDNEVSWVDWELTDEQRTLTDFARYVINLRAEHPVLRRRRFFRGETATHPDQPLPDLTWLRPDAREMTDRDWQRSDAHSVGVFLNGDAIAERDSYGRRVVDDSFLLLLNGYWEPVDFRLPDASYGERWATLIDTADPDGTPDEREHKAGTRLRVEPRSMVVLSRPSTRR; this is encoded by the coding sequence GTGCCCGTGTGGAGCGGGCACCCCTACCCGTTGGGTGCCTCCTACGACGGGCAGGGCACCAATTTCGCGCTGTTCAGCGAGGTCGCCGAGGGCGTGGAGCTGATCCTGGTCGACGACAAGGGTGCCCGGACCCGCGTGCCGCTGCACGAGGTCGACGGATTCGTGTGGCACGCCTACCTGCCCGGAGTCGGGCCCGGCCAGCGCTACGGCTACCGCGTGTACGGGCCCTGGCAGCCGTCACTCGGCAACCGCTGCAACCCCGCGAAGCTCCTGCTCGACCCGTACGCGCGGGCGGTGGACGGCCAGATCGACAACCACGCCTCACTCTACGAGCGCGCCGCCGACGGCCCCACGCCGGGCGACAGCTCCGGGCACTCGATGCTCGGCGTGGTCACCGACCCGTACTTCGACTGGGGCGACGACCGTCCGCCGGCCCGGCCCTACGCCGAGTCCGTCATCTACGAGGCCCACGTGCGCGGGATGACCCGCACCCATCCGGAGGTGCCCGAGCGGCTCAGGGGCACCTACGCGGGTCTCGCCCACCCCGCGGTCACCGAACACCTCACCTCGCTCGGCGTCACCGCGGTCGAGCTGATGCCGGTCCACCAGTTCGTCCAGGACGGCGTCCTGCAGGACCGGGGTCTGTCCAACTACTGGGGCTACAACACCATCGGCTTCTTCGCCCCGCACAACGCCTACGCCGCCCTCGGCTCGCTCGGACAGCAGGTCGACGAGTTCAAGGCGATGGTGAAGGCGCTGCACGCGGCGGGCCTGGAAGTGATCCTCGACGTGGTCTACAACCACACCGCCGAGGGCAACGAGATGGGCCCCACGCTGTCGTTCCGGGGCATCGACAACGCCTCCTACTACCGTCTGGTCGACGGTGACTGGGCGCACTACTACGACACCACCGGCACCGGCAACAGCCTGCTCATGCGGCATCCTCACGTGCTCCAGCTGATCATGGACTCGCTGCGGTACTGGGTCACCGAGATGCACGTCGACGGCTTCCGCTTCGACCTCGCGGCCACGCTCGCCCGGCAGTTCCACGAGGTGGACCGGCTGTCGGCGTTCTTCGACCTGATCCAGCAGGACCCGGTGATCAGCCGCGTCAAGCTCATCGCCGAGCCCTGGGACCTCGGCGAGGGCGGCTACCAGGTGGGCAACTTCCCGCCGCTGTGGTCGGAGTGGAACGGCCGCTACCGGGACGCAGTACGGGACTTCTGGCGGGCCGAGCCCGGCTCGCTCGGCGAGTTCGCCTCCCGGCTGACCGGCTCCTCCGACCTCTACCAGCACAGCCGGCGCCGGCCGCGCGCGAGCGTCAACTTCGTCACCGCGCACGACGGTTTCACCCTGCGCGACCTGGTGTCGTACAACGACAAGCACAACGAGGCCAACGGGGAGGGCAACCGGGACGGCGAGAGCGTCAACCGGTCCTGGAACTGCGGGGCGGAGGGCGACACCGACGACCGGACCGTCCTCGAACTGCGCGCCCGCCAGCAGCGCAACTTCCTGGCCACGCTGCTGCTGAGCCAGGGCATCCCGATGCTCGGCCACGGCGACGAACTCGGGCGCACCCAGCGGGGCAACAACAACGCCTACTGCCAGGACAACGAAGTCTCCTGGGTGGACTGGGAGCTGACCGACGAGCAGCGCACCCTCACCGACTTCGCCCGGTACGTCATCAACCTGCGCGCCGAGCACCCCGTGCTGCGCCGCCGCCGCTTCTTCCGCGGGGAGACCGCCACCCACCCCGACCAGCCCCTGCCCGACCTGACCTGGCTGCGGCCCGACGCCCGCGAGATGACCGACCGGGACTGGCAGCGCAGCGACGCGCACTCCGTCGGCGTGTTCCTCAACGGCGACGCCATCGCCGAACGCGACTCCTACGGCCGGCGCGTCGTCGACGACTCCTTCCTGCTGCTCCTCAACGGCTACTGGGAACCGGTCGACTTCCGGCTCCCCGACGCCTCCTACGGCGAACGCTGGGCCACCCTGATCGACACCGCGGACCCCGACGGCACGCCCGACGAGCGCGAGCACAAGGCGGGCACCCGCCTGCGCGTGGAGCCCCGCAGCATGGTCGTGCTGTCCCGCCCCTCGACCAGGAGATGA